Genomic window (Streptomyces sp. NBC_00078):
CTTCCCCACCCGGGTTAACCTCGCAACACACCGCAAACTCGCAGGCTCATTCTTCAAAAGGCACGCAGTCACGAGAATGTGCAAGCACATTCCGACGCTCCCACGGCTTGTAGGCACACGGTTTCAGGTACTATTTCACTCCGCTCCCGCGGTACTTTTCACCATTCCCTCACGGTACTATCCGCTATCGGTCACCAGGGAATATTTAGGCTTAACGGGTGGTCCCGCCAGATTCACACGGGATTTCTCGGGCCCCGTGCTACTTGGGTGTCTCTCAAACGAGCCGTTGACGTTTCGACTACGGGGGTCTTACCCTCTACGCCGGACCTTTCGCATGTCCTTCGCCTACATCAACGGTTTCTGACTCGTCTCACGGCCGGCAGACCGCAAAAGAGAGATCCCACAACCCCGTATACGCAACCCCTGCCGGGTCTCACACGCATACGGTTTGGCCTCATCCGGTTTCGCTCGCCACTACTCCCGGAATCACGGTTGTTTTCTCTTCCTGCGGGTACTGAGATGTTTCACTTCCCCGCGTTCCCTCCACTTGCCCTATGTGTTCAGGCAAGGGTGACAGCCCATGACGACTGCCGGGTTTCCCCATTCGGACACCCCCGGATCAAAGCCTGGTTGACGACTCCCCGGGGCCTATCGTGGCCTCCCACGTCCTTCATCGGTTCCTGGTGCCAAGGCATCCACCGTGCGCCCTTAAAAACTTGGCCACAGATGCTCGCGTCCACTGTGCAGTTCTCAAACAACGACCAGCCACCCACCACCCCGAACCTAAGTCCGAGTGCACTGGGGCCGGCACCGAAGACAGACCATCACGGCCATGCCCTCAGACACCCAACAGCGTGCCCGACCCGACCCCGCCCGGAGATCATGCTTTCCACACTCCGAAGAGCAGTACTCACAGCCTCCGACCCGAGAACCGGACCGAATAATCAACGTTCCACCCATGAGCAACCAGCATCGGACGTTCGCCGATGAACTGGCCTCTGACCTCACCCCGGAGGGATCGGTAAGAAGTGCTCCTTAGAAAGGAGGTGATCCAGCCGCACCTTCCGGTACGGCTACCTTGTTACGACTTCGTCCCAATCGCCAGTCCCACCTTCGACAGCTCCCTCCCACAAGGGGTTGGGCCACCGGCTTCGGGTGTTACCGACTTTCGTGACGTGACGGGCGGTGTGTACAAGGCCCGGGAACGTATTCACCGCAGCAATGCTGATCTGCGATTACTAGCAACTCCGACTTCATGGGGTCGAGTTGCAGACCCCAATCCGAACTGAGACCGGCTTTTTGAGATTCGCTCCACCTCACGGTATCGCAGCTCATTGTACCGGCCATTGTAGCACGTGTGCAGCCCAAGACATAAGGGGCATGATGACTTGACGTCGTCCCCACCTTCCTCCGAGTTGACCCCGGCGGTCTCCTGTGAGTCCCCATCACCCCGAAGGGCATGCTGGCAACACAGGACAAGGGTTGCGCTCGTTGCGGGACTTAACCCAACATCTCACGACACGAGCTGACGACAGCCATGCACCACCTGTACACCGACCACAAGGGGGGCACCATCTCTGATGCTTTCCGGCGTATGTCAAGCCTTGGTAAGGTTCTTCGCGTTGCGTCGAATTAAGCCACATGCTCCGCTGCTTGTGCGGGCCCCCGTCAATTCCTTTGAGTTTTAGCCTTGCGGCCGTACTCCCCAGGCGGGGAACTTAATGCGTTAGCTGCGGCACCGACGACGTGGAATGTCGCCAACACCTAGTTCCCACCGTTTACGGCGTGGACTACCAGGGTATCTAATCCTGTTCGCTCCCCACGCTTTCGCTCCTCAGCGTCAGTAATGGCCCAGAGATCCGCCTTCGCCACCGGTGTTCCTCCTGATATCTGCGCATTTCACCGCTACACCAGGAATTCCGATCTCCCCTACCACACTCTAGCTAGCCCGTATCGAATGCAGACCCGGGGTTAAGCCCCGGGCTTTCACACCCGACGTGACAAGCCGCCTACGAGCTCTTTACGCCCAATAATTCCGGACAACGCTTGCGCCCTACGTATTACCGCGGCTGCTGGCACGTAGTTAGCCGGCGCTTCTTCTGCAGGTACCGTCACTTTCGCTTCTTCCCTGCTGAAAGAGGTTTACAACCCGAAGGCCGTCATCCCTCACGCGGCGTCGCTGCATCAGGCTTCCGCCCATTGTGCAATATTCCCCACTGCTGCCTCCCGTAGGAGTCTGGGCCGTGTCTCAGTCCCAGTGTGGCCGGTCGCCCTCTCAGGCCGGCTACCCGTCGTCGCCTTGGTGAGCCATTACCTCACCAACAAGCTGATAGGCCGCGGGCTCATCCTTCACCGCCGGAGCTTTCAACCACCACCCATGCGAGTGACAGTGATATCCGGTATTAGACCCCGTTTCCAGGGCTTGTCCCAGAGTGAAGGGCAGATTGCCCACGTGTTACTCACCCGTTCGCCACTAATCCACCCCGAAGGGCTTCATCGTTCGACTTGCATGTGTTAAGCACGCCGCCAGCGTTCGTCCTGAGCCAGGATCAAACTCTCCGTGAATGTTCTCCCGTCATCGGGATGACACCACGAGAGCGGAACAGCCGGGCGGAATAAGCCCAGCCGTTCACAGCGTCCTCGCTGTGTTTTACTTCAAAGGAACCTCGACCACCGGAAGCAAGTCCGGCGGACGGGGTATCAACATATCTGGCTTTGATTTTTGGCACGCTGTTGAGTTCTCAAGGAACGGACGCTTCCTTTGTACTCACCCTCTCGGGCTTTCCTCCGGGCGCTTCCCTTCGGTCTTACGTTTCCGACTCTATCAGACCGCTTCCCGATCCGATTTCCTCGGTGCTTTCCAGGATCCCGCTTCCGCGTTTCCCTTTCCGGCGATCCCGACTCTATCAGTGTTTTTCCGCCCCCTGACCACGCTCCTGCGGGCATGCAGAAGGTGACCCCGGGATAGGATCTGACGAGTATGGGTGCTGCTGAGCAAGGGCACTTGGTCGCGCCGCTCGGCCTCAAGCAGGGGTACGACAGTACACGGGGCCGGGAAGCAGGTGCAAATCGATTGAGCTGGTGGTCTAGACCACTATCAGGTATCTTTCGTGCGGAACCGGTACTTCATATGACTTAACCTGCTCCACAGTGCGCCGTCCCATACAGGTAGTGACGGCCCATATGGATCTCCACCTCTGGGAGGCTCCCCATGACCACCGTGACGTCCCCGATCGCAGGTCGCGCCATCGGACTGGCAGCAGTGCCGGATCCGGTCTTCTCCGGGGCCATGGTCGGCCCGGGTACCGCTATCGATCCCGTGCGCGAGCCCTCCGAGGCCGTTGCTCCCGTGGACGGAGTCATTGTTTCGCTCCATCCCCACGCTTTCGTCGTGGTCGACGAGCAGGGCCACGGCGTACTGACCCACCTCGGCATCGACACGGTGCAGCTGAACGGCGAGGGCTTCGAGTTGCTCGTGAACAAGGGCGACACCGTGACACGGGGACAGAGCGTGGTGCGCTGGAACCCTGCCGCCGTGGAGGTCGCCGGCAAGTCGGCGGTCTGCCCGATCGTGGCACTCGAGGCCGCAGCCGAGGCTCTCACCGAACTTCGTGACGACGGCGACGTGAAGGCCGGCGACAGCCTTTTCGTCTGGAAGTGACGTCAGTGCCGTCGTATGACGGCAAGTAGGACAACAACCGCGGCGGCGGGACCCGCCGCACTATCGGAGACGGGTGAGATGGAGACAACGCTGCGAGGCGTCGGTGTGAGCCATGGTGTGGCGATCGGCGAGGTTCGGCACATGGGAACGGCGGTACTGGAGCCGCCTGCCAAGCAGATTCAGGCGGAGGACGCAGAGCGTGAACAGGGGCGCGCTCGCCAGGCCGTGGAAGCTGTGGCCGCCGACCTGATGGCGCGCGGCAATCTGGCGGGGGGCGAAGCCCAGGCGGTGCTCGAGGCGCAGGCCATGATGGCCCAGGACCCCGAGTTGATGGCGGACGTCGAGCGGCGTATCGCCGTGGGGAGCACGGCGGAGCGCGCTGTCTACGATGCCTTCGCCGCCTACCGCGCCCTGCTGGCCGGTGCCGGCGAGTACCTCGCCGGTCGCGTGGCCGACCTGGACGACGTGCGGAATCGTATCGTCGCCCGGTTGCTCGGGGTGCCGATGCCGGGTGTCCCGGACAGCGACGAGCCGTACGTTCTTATTGCACGCGACCTTGCGCCTGCCGACACGGCTCTGCTGGACCCGACCCTGGTCCTGGGTTTCGTCACCGAGGAGGGCGGGCCGACCAGTCACAGCGCGATTCTGGCGCGGGCGCTCGGTGTGCCTGCCGTGGTGGCGCTGCCGGGCGCCGGTGAGCTCGCCGAGGGCACTGTGATCGCGGTGGACGGCAGCACCGGCGAGATCTTCGTGAACCCCAGCGCTGAGAAGAAGGCGCAGCTGGAGGCCGCGGCCGCTGAGCGCAAGGCCGCGCTCGCTGCCACGACGGGGCCCGGTGCCACCTCCGACGGTCACAAGGTGCCGTTGCTGGCCAACGTCGGCGGTCCCGCCGACGTGCCGGCCGCTGTGGAGGCCGGGGCCGAGGGCGTCGGTCTGTTCCGCACCGAGTTCCTCTTCCTGGACGACAGCAAGAACGCCCCCTCTGAGGAGAAGCAGGTCGAGGCCTACCGACAGGTTCTCGAGGCGTTCCCTGAGGGCCGTGTCGTCGTACGGGTGCTGGACGCCGGTGCGGACAAGCCGCTGGATTTCCTCACGCCCGCCGACGAGCCGAACCCGGCGCTCGGTGTGCGCGGTCTGCGGACGCTGCTCGACCACCCGGAGGTGCTGCGCACCCAACTGACAGCGCTCGCGAAAGCTGCCGAGGGTCTGCCGGTCTACCTCGAGGTGATGGCTCCGATGGTGGCGGACCGTGCCGACGCCAAGGCGTTCGCGGATGCGTGCCGTGAGGCAGGGCTGCAGGCGAAGTTCGGCGCGATGGTCGAGATCCCGTCGGCCGCACTGCGGGCTCGGTCGATTCTGCAGGAGGTCGAGTTCCTGTCGCTGGGGACCAACGACCTCGCGCAGTACACATTCGCCGCCGACCGTCAGGTGGGCGCGGTGTCCCGGCTGCAGGATCCGTGGCAGCCCGCGCTGCTCGACCTGGTCGCGCTGTCCGCCGAGGCGGCGAAGGCCGAGGGCAAGAGCTGTGGAGTCTGCGGTGAGGCTGCGTCCGACCCGCTGCTCGCGTGCGTGCTGACCGGTCTGGGTGTCACCTCCCTTTCCATGGGGGCGGCGTCGATTCCTTACGTCCGGGCCACGCTGGGCAAGTACACGCTCGCCCAGTGCGAGCGTGCCGCCGCGGCAGCCCGGGCCACGGAGAGCGCCGAGGAGGCGCGCAACGCGGCTCAGGCGGTGCTGTCCGGCGAGTAGTCGGGCCGAGATCGGCTGCTGTTTCACCACCACTGAAGCAAGAGGGCGCTTCATCCATGGATGAAGCGCCCCTCTTGCTTCAGTGGTGGTGTCCCGGCTCCGGTCCCTCCTGCCCGAGGTCGGGCGGTACGCAGTAGTCCACGTCCGATTCCGGGGAGATCAGGTCTCCGGATTCGATGTCGGTGCAGTAGGCGTCGAACACCTCGCCGGCGGTGAGGGGTTCGAGGTTCTCTCCGCGCAGGCGCCATCCGTAGACGCGGTCGATGGCCCCGGGGGCGCTGGTGCGCATCACGAGTCCGCCCGAGCTCTGGGTGGCGATGCCGAGAGCCAGGACCGTGGTGAATTCGAGGGCTTCGGCCTCGTCGAGTCGTAGGGCACCGTGGTCGTCCTGATCGGCGTGCAGCACGGAGAAGAGAGTTTCCGGCGTTGCGGAGACGCTGCACACGAGGTGGCGGTTGCCCGGTTCTGCTGTGTCCAGGATACGTACGAGGAGGTGCGAGGCGCGGGTGAAGGCCGCTCGGCCGATGTCCTCGCCGCAGGAGGCGCAGGCGCCGAGGCGGGCGAGGAGTGTGGACGCGTACTCCCGGGTGGCCTGGCGAACAGCTTCGTCGACAAGGGCCGGAACGAGGTCGGCCAGGGGCTGTCCTTCGTAGGGAAGGAGGGGTCCTGTGGTGGCCAGTTCGGCGGTGAAGCGTGTCCGGCTGGACTGGACGTCAGGGTCGAGGCCGGTGTCCTCGCAGAATGCGGCGTACTCCTGCGGGTCGAAGAGGGCAACGGTGGTGTGGCTGCCTTGGGCGGCGCGCGTCTTGAGCAGGGCCTCGACCTGCCGGAGATAGCTGGTGTGATCGTCGAAGGTGAAGCTGCGGTAGCGCCGCATGGCGCGGAAGTCGTGTTCGTCGGTGAGCAGGCCGATGGTGCCCGCGATTTCGCGCCGCAGGACGCGTCGCATGGTCTGGTGGTCGGTGTGCGCCATCTTTCCCCCTGTGCACGGTCGATCAATGCTCACTCACAGTAACCGGCCCCACTGACAATGACTTCTGGGTGAGGGGACCGCGGACCAGGCGGTGCTGAATTACGCAGGTCAAGGCGATGAGGGTACCGAAGCAGGTCCAGCCTGCCGGGCCGGTGGCTATGGCCGCGGTGACCGCGAGTGGTCCGATGCTGCGTTGCGCGGACTGGGCCAGGCCGTGCACACCGAGGTAGGCGCCCTGCGCGGTGCCGGGGGCGAGGGCGACGGACAGTTCCCAGGAAATGGTGGCGTGGAGCATCTCGGCCACGGTGAAGGCGGCGGCCGCGGCGGTCAGGAACAGGGTCGCGGTGACGGCGCCGCTCGTGGCCGAGAACGCCATGGCAAGACCGCCGAGGACGAAGGCGGCCGAGAGCGGGACAAGGAGTCTGCGAGCGGCGGCGGAGGTGGCCCCGAAGCGGGCCAGGGGGACCTGGAGGGCCACCACCATCACGTTGTTGAGGACCATCAGCAGAGGCGCGAGGCCGTGTGGTGCGGTACTCGTGTGCGCGATCCAAAGAGGCAGGCCGACCTTGAAGACCGCGTCGTCGAGGAACAGGACCGTTTCGGTGGACACGTAGGCGAGGTACGTGCGGTCGCGCCAGGGGCTTGCGCTCGTCGTCTTGGCTTTCGGTGCCGGGGACTTCGAGGTGGTCACCGTGCGGGAGGGGGACGGGGGTTCGTCGCAGCGCAGGGTGAGCAATGCGGAGGCGAGGAACGACACGGCGTCGCCGGCCAGGAGCCACTGGTAGGCGGCCGAGGTGCCGAGCGCAAGGGCCGCGGCGGCAGCTAGGCCTCCCAGGGCCCAGCCCGCGTTGGCGACGGTGCGCTGGACGGCCTGGTAACGGACGCGGTCCGGTCCTGCCACCCGGGTGGCGTAGAGCCTGGTGAGGACGCTCGCCGCGCGGTCGCCGAGGCCGCCGACGGCGGAGAAGGCGAGGAGCAGGGCGAAGTCGTTCGTGGTGAGCAGCGCCAAGGAGGCCAGCGCGCGCAGGAGTTGGACGACGAGCAGGACGCGGGTGAGGGGGAACCGGTCGGCGATGCGACCGCCAAGGGGTGCGCCGGCGATGCCGATGGCTCCGGCGGTCGCAGCGAGCGTGCCGACCTGAGCGACCGAGAGGCCCGAGACGTAGGTGAAATACAACACTGAGACGGAGGCCCAGAGTCCACTGCCGGTCCGGTCGACGAGCGCGATGACGAGCATTCTGCGTCCGTCGCGCCCTCCGGGTATCCGGCTCGACCGTGCGGCTGTGCGGTACGTCCGGTGCACTGCTCCCCCTTGCCTTCGATTATGTACTGATACATAATTTCCAACGTGGCAACACAATATGGGATCACTGGTGCGACGGCCAAGGGAATTGCCGCGTCCGTCGAACGGGCCGTGGCGGAGGGATCGTTGGGGCCCCAGGCCGCGCTGCCTCCCGTGCGACGGCTCGCGGACGGCCTCGGGGTCAGTCCCGGTACGGTCGCCGCGGCCTACAAGGAACTGCGCCGACGTGGAATCGTGATCACGCGCGGGCGGGGCGGGACCGTGGTGGCGCCCGCTCCCGCGGTGGCGTCACGCCGGCCGCCCAAAGTGCCGGAGGGCCTGCGGGACTTGTCCGGCGGGCACCCCGATCCCTCGCTTCTTCCCGCACTCGTACCGCCGTCGCGTCTGTCACCCGGTGTCCGGGCGCATCGCTCAATGCCCAGACTGGCGCGGCTGGAGCAGGTCGTGCGCGACTGGATCGGGTCCGAGGGTGTGCCGGTCGAACACGTGACCTTCTCGCACGGAGCGCTGGATCTGATCGGCCGGCTTCTGTCCGTGGAGTTGCGGCCCGGCGATGCCGTGGCCATGGAGGACCCCGGATATCACCATCTGCTGGATCTGGTCACTGCTCTGGGGCTGCGGATCGTCCCGGTGGCCGTGGACGACGAGGGCCTGCGTCCCGACGCCGTGCGCGGGGCGCTGCGGGCGGGTGTCCGGGCCCTGGTGTGCAGTCCACGGGCGCAGAATCCGTACGGCGGTTGTTTTTCGGCTGCGCGCCGGGAGGCGCTTGTGGCAGTGCTCCGGGACGAACCCGATGTGCTCGTCGTCGAGAACGACCATGCGTCGGAGGTCTCCGGTGCCCCCCTGCACTCGCTGGCCGCCGGCGGGTTGACGCGCTGGGTGCATGTGCGGACGGTGAGCAAGTTCCTGGGCACCGACCTGCGGTGGGCGGCGGCGGCCTGCGACGCGACCACGCTGGCACGCCACGACGGCCGGCTGCAGCTGACGTCGGGCTGGGTCAGTCATCTGCTCCAGGAGATCGTGCACGGGCTGCTGACGGATGTCGCCACGCGCGCGTCGGTGACCGCCGCTCAGGAGACGTACGCGCTGCGACGCGGCGCTCTGCTCGACGAGCTGGGCGGGCGCGGAATCGATGCCCATGGGGCGAGCGGAATGAATCTGTGGGTACCCGCGCGGGACGAGTCGGCCGTGGTGAACGGGCTGCGCTCGTACGGCTGGTGGGTCGCGGCCGGGGCCAGGTTCCGTTCGTCGTCGCCACCTGGGGTGCGGATCTCCGTGGCCACGCTCGCGCCAGCCGACGGGGCGCGGTTGGCCTCGGACTTCGCTGCCGTGCTCGGTGAGTCCGAGGCCACTTACGGTGGTTGAGCCGCCGACTCAGGAGCGTTTGCGGGCCAGGTCCTCGTAGAAGTGCAGCAGATCCAGGTTGTCGATCGAGCCGGGGTTGACGGCCTTCTCCAGGGGAGTGCCCTGGAGAAGGCGCTTGACCGGGACCTCGATGCGCTTGCCGGTGAGGGTGTGCGGAATGCCGGGGACTTCGATGATCTCGTCGGGGACGTGGCGCGGTGAGAGCTGTTCCCGGATGGTCTGCTTGATGCGGCCCAGCAGGGCGTCGTCCAAGGGTGCGCCGGGGGCCAGGTGTACGAAGAGGGGCATCCAGTAGCCGCCGTCGGGCTGTTCGACCCCGATGACGAGGGACTCCCTGATCTCCGGGATGCGCTCCACGGCCTCGTAGATGTCCGCGGAGCCCATGCGCACGCCCTGGCGGTTGAGCGTGGAATCGGAGCGGCCGTGGATGACGACGGAGCCGCGGGAGGTGACGGTGATCCAGTCGCCGTGGCGCCACACGCCGGGATACGTGTCGAAGTAGCTGTCGTGGTAGCGGCTGCCGTTGGGGTCGTTCCAGAAGCGGATCGGCATGGACGGCATGGGGTTGGTGACCACGAGTTCGCCGACCTCGTCGATCACCGGTTTGCCGCTCGGGTCCCAGGACTGCAGATCGGTGCCGAGGCCGGCGGCCTGGAGTTCGCCGACGTACACCGGGAGGGTCGGTACCGCTCCTGCGAAGCAGGAGCACACGTCCGTGCCTCCGCTGACGGACGCGATCCACAGATCGGCCCCGCTCTTTGCGAACTCGTCGTGCAGCCAGCGGAAGCCGTCGGGGGGCAGCGGGGATCCGGTGGTGGCGACGCACTTCACCCTGGAGAGGTCGAAGTCGCGCGCCGGGTGCACGCCGGCCTTGCGGCAGGCCATGACGTACGCGGCCGAGGTGCCGTAGAGGGTGGCTCCGGTCCGCTCGGCGATGCGCCACTGGGCGCCCGTGTCCGGGAAGCCCGGGCTGCCGTCGTAGAGCACGATCGTCGTCCCGGTGAGGAGGCCGGAGACAAGGAAGTTCCACATCATCCAGCCGGTCGACGTGTACCAGAAGAAACGGTCCTCTGGGCCCAGGTCGCAGTGCAGGCCGAGCTGTTTGAGGTGTTCGATCAGGATGCCACCCTGGGACTGGACGATGGCCTTGGGGAGGCCGGTCGTGCCCGAGGAGTAGAGCACCCAGAGGGGGTGGTCGAAGGGGATCTGTTCGAAGACGGGCTCCACGTCGGCACCGGTCAGGGCCGACCACTCCAGGGCGCCTTCGGGGGGTTCGGTGCCGAGGAGCGGGATGTGGACGACGGCACGCAGCGTGGGCAGTTCCTGGCGCAGCTCGGCGACGATGTCGCGGCGATCGTGCTCCTTGCCGCCGTAGCGGTAGCCGTCGACGGTGAACAGGACGACCGGTTCGACCTGCTGGAAGCGGTCGAGGACGCTGCGGGCGCCGAAGTCGGGGGCGCAGGACGTCCAGACACCGCCCACCGCCGCTGTGGCGAGGAAGGCGACGACGGCCTGCGGGATGTTCGGGAGGTAACCGCTGACGCGGTCTCCGGGGCTTACGCCGAGGGCGCGCAGCTCGGCTGCCAGGGAGCCGACCTGGCGGCGCAGCTCGGACCAGGTCACCGGGCGGGGCTCGTGCGTCTCGTCGACGTACAGGAGGGCGGGTTCGTCCCCGCGGGTCGCGGCCGCGCGCAGGGCGTGCTCCGCGTAGTTCAGCGTCGCCCCGGGGAACCACTGCGCACCCGGCATCGAGCGGTCGCCGAGCACGCGCGCGTAGGGAGTCGAAAACCGTACCTCGAACCACTGGGTGACGGCTTTCCAGAACGTGTCCAGTTCGTCGACGGACCAGCGGTGCAGTGCCGCATAGCCGCCCTCGGCCGGTGCGCCGTGGTGCTCGGCCGCCCAGGCCTGGAATTCTGTGATCTGCGCCTGGGCGCTGCGTTCCGGATCTGGCTGCCAGAGTGGCTGGGGGTTCACGGTCGACATGGGGCGGCTCCCGGACTGTGCGCGTCGTGTGCGTCTGGCGCGCACGTGCTGGGGTGTGCGCGTGACGCGGCTGACACGGACGATGCCATGTGATCGACTTCTACACTAGGGCGCGACCCACATAGTCCGTGCCGTGAAGATGTGGTCCCAGCACGGGTGAACGGCAGTTGAACGGCACACACGTGTGGGGCGTTCAATGGCAGGGTGAGCAGCATGGACGGTCGTGACCTGGTGCGTTCGATAAAAGCGGTCGGTTCTTCGGGGGCGGCCCAGAGGTTGCGCATCGTGCGAGCCGCATGGCGCAGAAGGCGTGCGGACGCCTCCGCCCTGCCGTCGCGAGGCGCCGAGCGCGCGCGAGTGCCGGGGCCCGTGCAGGAGGTGGAGCCCGGCCCGGGCGGTGGGGTCCTCCGGTTCAGCCGGTCCGAGCTGCGCATCGTCGTTGCGGTGAACGGAGCCGTCTTCTGGGGCTGGGACGGGGCCTCTCCCGAGCCGTCGTACGCGCTGGCGGGCCGCTGCCCGGAGCCCGATCCCCGGACGGTCCTGGAGCCGGACAAGGACGGTGGCTGGCGGGTCGTGGCCGAGCGGGTGACGGTCGTCGTCTCGCGCCATGGAGCCGTCGAGGTGCGTACGCCCGGTGGTGTGACCCTGCGCCGCGATCTGCCTCCCCGGTGGTGGGAGCCGGTCGAGGGTGGCACGGCACGCTGGATGCAGCGGTCGGAGGTGGCCGCGGACGCGCGGTTCTTCGGGCTCGGGGGACGGTCGTCGGGCCCTCGGCTGCGCGATGGGACGTACCGCTTGTGGAACACGGATCCGGGCCACGCGTTCGCTCCCGGAGACGATCCCCTGTACATCACGATGCCCGTGCAGCTGGTGGCGGCGGACGCGGCGACGCATCTCGTGTTCCACGACACCTCCTGGAACGGCACGGTGACGCTGCGGGAGGGCGAGGAGGGCGCCGGTTCCGGGCACGACCGGGCTGGGTCCTCCGAACTGCGGATGGACGGCGGTCCGTTGCGTTGCTGGGTGATCGTGGGCACCCCCGCGCGCGTGCTGCTCGTCTGGGCCTCATTGACGGGTGCACCGGCGCTCCCGCCGGCGTGGGCGCTGGGTCATCACCATGCGCGCTGGGGCTTCGGCAGTGAACAGGAAGTGCGGCGGATCGTCTCCGGCTACCAGGAGCGCGGGCTGCCGCTCGACGCCGTCCATCTGGACATCGACCACTACAACGAACACCAGGTGTTCACCGTCGACCACGAGCACTTTCCCAAGCTGCCAGTACTGGCCGAGGAGCTGCGGCGGGACGGGATCCGGCTGGTGTCGATCGTCGACCCTGCCGTCCGAGCGGCCGAGGGCAACGAGGTGTACGACAGCGGGACGGGCGAGGACGCGTTCGTGCGGGACGCCTCGGGGCGGGTCGTACGAGGGGTGGTGTGGCCCGGCGAGGCGGTGTTCCCGGACTTCACGCACGCGCGCGTGCGGGCATGGTGGGGTCGTCTGTACGAGGAGCGGCTCGGGCAGGGGTTCTCGGGGTTCTGGCACGACATGAACGAACCCACGTCGTTCAGCGCCTTCGGGGAGACGACACTGCCGCGGTCGGCCAGGCACGCGCTCGAAGGCCGAGGCGGGGACCACCGGGAGGCGCACAACGTCTATGCGCTGTGCATGGCAAGGGCAGGCTACGAAGGGCTGCGCGAACTGGCTCCCCAGGAACGTCCGTTCGTCTTCTCGCGCTCCGGCTGGGCCGGTATGCAGCGCTACGGGGGCGCGTGGTCCGGTGACGTGGCTACGGGCTGGCCGGGGCTGCGGGCGACATTGTCGCTGGTCATGGGGCTCGGGCTGTGCGGAGTGCCGTATTCGGGCCCGGACGTGGGCGGTTTCGACGGGAGTCCGTCACCCG
Coding sequences:
- a CDS encoding MFS transporter — protein: MLVIALVDRTGSGLWASVSVLYFTYVSGLSVAQVGTLAATAGAIGIAGAPLGGRIADRFPLTRVLLVVQLLRALASLALLTTNDFALLLAFSAVGGLGDRAASVLTRLYATRVAGPDRVRYQAVQRTVANAGWALGGLAAAAALALGTSAAYQWLLAGDAVSFLASALLTLRCDEPPSPSRTVTTSKSPAPKAKTTSASPWRDRTYLAYVSTETVLFLDDAVFKVGLPLWIAHTSTAPHGLAPLLMVLNNVMVVALQVPLARFGATSAAARRLLVPLSAAFVLGGLAMAFSATSGAVTATLFLTAAAAAFTVAEMLHATISWELSVALAPGTAQGAYLGVHGLAQSAQRSIGPLAVTAAIATGPAGWTCFGTLIALTCVIQHRLVRGPLTQKSLSVGPVTVSEH
- a CDS encoding acetoacetate--CoA ligase; protein product: MSTVNPQPLWQPDPERSAQAQITEFQAWAAEHHGAPAEGGYAALHRWSVDELDTFWKAVTQWFEVRFSTPYARVLGDRSMPGAQWFPGATLNYAEHALRAAATRGDEPALLYVDETHEPRPVTWSELRRQVGSLAAELRALGVSPGDRVSGYLPNIPQAVVAFLATAAVGGVWTSCAPDFGARSVLDRFQQVEPVVLFTVDGYRYGGKEHDRRDIVAELRQELPTLRAVVHIPLLGTEPPEGALEWSALTGADVEPVFEQIPFDHPLWVLYSSGTTGLPKAIVQSQGGILIEHLKQLGLHCDLGPEDRFFWYTSTGWMMWNFLVSGLLTGTTIVLYDGSPGFPDTGAQWRIAERTGATLYGTSAAYVMACRKAGVHPARDFDLSRVKCVATTGSPLPPDGFRWLHDEFAKSGADLWIASVSGGTDVCSCFAGAVPTLPVYVGELQAAGLGTDLQSWDPSGKPVIDEVGELVVTNPMPSMPIRFWNDPNGSRYHDSYFDTYPGVWRHGDWITVTSRGSVVIHGRSDSTLNRQGVRMGSADIYEAVERIPEIRESLVIGVEQPDGGYWMPLFVHLAPGAPLDDALLGRIKQTIREQLSPRHVPDEIIEVPGIPHTLTGKRIEVPVKRLLQGTPLEKAVNPGSIDNLDLLHFYEDLARKRS
- a CDS encoding PTS glucose transporter subunit IIA; its protein translation is MTTVTSPIAGRAIGLAAVPDPVFSGAMVGPGTAIDPVREPSEAVAPVDGVIVSLHPHAFVVVDEQGHGVLTHLGIDTVQLNGEGFELLVNKGDTVTRGQSVVRWNPAAVEVAGKSAVCPIVALEAAAEALTELRDDGDVKAGDSLFVWK
- the ptsP gene encoding phosphoenolpyruvate--protein phosphotransferase, which produces METTLRGVGVSHGVAIGEVRHMGTAVLEPPAKQIQAEDAEREQGRARQAVEAVAADLMARGNLAGGEAQAVLEAQAMMAQDPELMADVERRIAVGSTAERAVYDAFAAYRALLAGAGEYLAGRVADLDDVRNRIVARLLGVPMPGVPDSDEPYVLIARDLAPADTALLDPTLVLGFVTEEGGPTSHSAILARALGVPAVVALPGAGELAEGTVIAVDGSTGEIFVNPSAEKKAQLEAAAAERKAALAATTGPGATSDGHKVPLLANVGGPADVPAAVEAGAEGVGLFRTEFLFLDDSKNAPSEEKQVEAYRQVLEAFPEGRVVVRVLDAGADKPLDFLTPADEPNPALGVRGLRTLLDHPEVLRTQLTALAKAAEGLPVYLEVMAPMVADRADAKAFADACREAGLQAKFGAMVEIPSAALRARSILQEVEFLSLGTNDLAQYTFAADRQVGAVSRLQDPWQPALLDLVALSAEAAKAEGKSCGVCGEAASDPLLACVLTGLGVTSLSMGAASIPYVRATLGKYTLAQCERAAAAARATESAEEARNAAQAVLSGE
- a CDS encoding aminotransferase class I/II-fold pyridoxal phosphate-dependent enzyme, which produces MATQYGITGATAKGIAASVERAVAEGSLGPQAALPPVRRLADGLGVSPGTVAAAYKELRRRGIVITRGRGGTVVAPAPAVASRRPPKVPEGLRDLSGGHPDPSLLPALVPPSRLSPGVRAHRSMPRLARLEQVVRDWIGSEGVPVEHVTFSHGALDLIGRLLSVELRPGDAVAMEDPGYHHLLDLVTALGLRIVPVAVDDEGLRPDAVRGALRAGVRALVCSPRAQNPYGGCFSAARREALVAVLRDEPDVLVVENDHASEVSGAPLHSLAAGGLTRWVHVRTVSKFLGTDLRWAAAACDATTLARHDGRLQLTSGWVSHLLQEIVHGLLTDVATRASVTAAQETYALRRGALLDELGGRGIDAHGASGMNLWVPARDESAVVNGLRSYGWWVAAGARFRSSSPPGVRISVATLAPADGARLASDFAAVLGESEATYGG